A genomic region of Gemmatimonadota bacterium contains the following coding sequences:
- the thrC gene encoding threonine synthase translates to MENRAWFQCIEGCSETYPLNEIIYRCRVCGGLLDVAHDLESLGARGAAAWMRLFDERYRRTDYPYGSSVWGKKEWVCPAVDDQHVVSIYEGGSNLFWAERLGRELGLDDLWVKQCGNNHTGSFKDLGMTVLVSMVNQMIAEGKGIRGIACASTGDTSASLAAYCASAGIPAIVFLPRDKVSVTQLIQPISHGALTLSLDTDFDGCMEIVQQVAENEGIYLANSMNSLRLEGQKTIGIEICQQFDWEVPDLIIIPGGNLGNVSALGKGFLMMEELGLIDKRPRIVCAQAARANPLYLSYLKGFGEYEPVHAEKTVASAIQIGNPVSYKRAVRVLRTFDGKVEQATEDEIANASARGDLTGLYNCPHTGVALAALFKMVERGEIHASDRVIIISTANGLKFTDFKVGYHENRLNDVKVKHGQSPLELPARYDDVVRAIDRTLA, encoded by the coding sequence ATGGAAAACAGGGCATGGTTTCAGTGCATAGAAGGCTGCAGCGAAACCTATCCTCTGAACGAAATCATCTATCGATGCCGTGTCTGCGGGGGCCTCCTCGACGTCGCCCATGACCTGGAAAGCCTCGGGGCCCGCGGCGCCGCGGCCTGGATGAGGCTGTTCGACGAGCGGTACCGGCGAACGGACTATCCCTACGGGAGCTCGGTCTGGGGAAAGAAGGAATGGGTCTGTCCCGCGGTGGACGATCAGCACGTCGTCTCCATCTACGAGGGCGGCAGCAACCTGTTCTGGGCCGAGCGGCTCGGCAGGGAACTCGGCCTCGACGACCTGTGGGTGAAACAGTGCGGAAACAACCACACCGGTTCATTCAAGGACCTGGGCATGACCGTGCTGGTCTCCATGGTGAACCAGATGATAGCGGAAGGCAAAGGAATCAGGGGGATCGCGTGCGCATCCACGGGAGACACCTCGGCTTCGCTGGCGGCCTACTGCGCCTCGGCGGGCATCCCGGCCATCGTGTTTCTGCCCAGGGACAAGGTTTCCGTGACCCAGCTCATACAGCCCATCTCCCACGGCGCGCTGACCCTATCGCTGGATACGGATTTCGATGGATGCATGGAGATCGTCCAGCAGGTGGCGGAAAACGAGGGCATCTACCTGGCGAATTCCATGAACTCCCTGCGCCTGGAGGGGCAGAAGACGATCGGGATCGAGATCTGCCAGCAGTTCGACTGGGAGGTGCCCGACCTGATCATCATCCCGGGCGGAAACCTGGGCAATGTCTCCGCGCTGGGCAAGGGATTCCTGATGATGGAGGAGCTCGGGCTGATCGACAAGCGCCCGCGCATCGTCTGCGCGCAGGCCGCGCGGGCCAATCCGCTCTACCTGAGCTACCTGAAGGGGTTCGGCGAATACGAACCCGTCCATGCCGAAAAGACCGTTGCCAGCGCCATTCAGATCGGCAACCCCGTCAGCTACAAACGCGCGGTGCGCGTGTTGCGGACCTTCGACGGCAAAGTCGAACAGGCCACCGAGGACGAAATCGCGAACGCCTCCGCCCGGGGCGATCTTACCGGACTCTACAACTGTCCGCACACGGGCGTCGCGCTGGCGGCGCTCTTCAAAATGGTCGAACGGGGCGAGATTCACGCCTCGGACCGTGTCATCATCATCTCCACGGCGAACGGCCTGAAGTTCACCGATTTCAAAGTCGGATACCACGAAAACCGGCTGAACGACGTCAAAGTGAAACATGGACAGTCTCCCCTCGAACTTCCCGCCCGTTACGATGACGTGGTACGGGCGATCGACCGGACGCTGGCATGA
- a CDS encoding TonB-dependent receptor gives MSTIISRALRFAFAFALLLSFSTDALAQLSLGKISGVVVDQATREPLPAASVRVEGTVMGAMANDMGEYFILNVPPGTYTLVVNVIGYVPLRVVGTGVNADLTTTLNFELESTILESAEAVEVVATRDLVEKSLTSTRTIVDAEEIQALPIVNIAEVVLTTAGSFAGNLRGGRAQDQQTTVDGSTVTGQHQNRAQAFEINPYMIQELEVKTGTFNAEYVNALSGITSVVTRDGGSQFSGNFEYRTLGQKGLNWAKPPDMDLADAYRAGTLSEDDLRTAIDDAIEKTNKFNNDPARAEDGLRLKDPFDTLITTGPADGWTASYSRDNYYWDYDRINPEIESLNFSYLTNGAPVSDEASKSVDRVFHPDKYNAFARNNRTEKRPVQIDFGMGGPLGGKLNWFASGRFNESWGRNPHDYSRLMNAFVKATYRPRTSMKLSMSGLIEDEGFFSKKGQRSTPYGWKYIAEGRNQAYNGRLHFNVAFTHTLSTRTFYEVRFSHLREYNERYNPKYGKEPLPGDSPEFISSLGYNPTEQGSQSGYLVYGDEAYASIDFGNYSSLRPFKTDANFSITSQVTSNHQFKAGLGITLYDFEENARGPARGAAVPLFNELNADPSNSILPLSGRQTHVYPYEYFAYMQDRIEYGSLVVNAGLRLDIFNANANAINPFRPRSGPLTIHDDPDYRTIEPSIKTALAPRLGISHPITDRAALHYSYGIFNQRPPLNNLYDGLVQSSPFERNHGNPDLPYQKSTNYEMGLQAEIYPGYYLDATGYFRDVNSLPLQWLFAPETAFIGGSQREISVLLPTYAQDTRGLELSFRRQMANRFSLRANYTLAFTTDLITPLSFRERNGDTVTSFADFVDGTPVPVTYIREYTQFDRRHRIVTNLLLELPYGITASFLTKAQSGNQYRTSSEDIVDPLGLLASSRRSPWTWTTDLYAQKSFDLGNVSLGVFTQVNNLFDRVNVYSVITGSTFSASDRWQRRGDPVGINGGPVGGIGTQNNQPRDIWVGLNLSW, from the coding sequence ATGTCTACCATAATTTCACGAGCTTTACGCTTCGCGTTCGCCTTTGCGTTATTGCTCAGTTTCTCGACGGATGCGCTGGCGCAGTTGTCGCTGGGTAAGATTTCCGGTGTCGTGGTCGATCAGGCGACGCGGGAACCGCTGCCGGCAGCCAGTGTTCGCGTTGAGGGCACGGTAATGGGTGCGATGGCGAATGACATGGGCGAGTATTTCATCCTGAACGTACCGCCCGGTACCTATACCCTGGTGGTGAACGTCATCGGTTACGTTCCGTTGCGTGTGGTGGGTACGGGAGTCAACGCCGACCTTACCACCACGTTGAACTTCGAACTGGAATCCACGATACTGGAATCCGCCGAAGCGGTCGAGGTCGTGGCGACTCGGGACCTGGTGGAGAAGAGCCTTACCTCCACGCGGACCATCGTGGACGCCGAGGAAATCCAGGCGCTTCCCATCGTGAATATCGCCGAAGTGGTCCTGACCACGGCGGGCAGCTTCGCCGGAAACCTCCGCGGCGGCCGCGCCCAGGACCAGCAGACCACGGTCGACGGTTCCACGGTGACGGGCCAGCATCAAAACAGGGCTCAGGCATTCGAGATCAATCCGTACATGATCCAGGAACTTGAGGTCAAGACGGGTACGTTCAACGCAGAGTACGTGAATGCACTGTCCGGTATCACCTCCGTCGTAACGAGGGACGGCGGTTCGCAATTCAGCGGTAACTTCGAATACCGCACTCTGGGCCAGAAGGGACTCAACTGGGCCAAGCCGCCGGACATGGATTTGGCCGACGCGTACCGGGCCGGCACCCTGTCGGAAGATGATCTCCGCACTGCGATAGACGACGCGATCGAGAAGACGAACAAGTTCAATAATGATCCGGCCAGGGCCGAGGACGGCCTGAGGCTGAAAGACCCGTTCGATACGTTGATCACGACCGGCCCCGCAGACGGTTGGACGGCGAGTTACAGCCGCGACAACTACTACTGGGACTATGATCGGATCAATCCGGAGATCGAGTCCCTGAATTTCTCGTATCTCACGAATGGCGCTCCGGTCTCCGACGAAGCCAGCAAGTCCGTCGACCGCGTTTTTCACCCGGACAAGTACAATGCGTTCGCCCGCAACAACCGGACCGAGAAGCGCCCGGTGCAGATCGATTTCGGCATGGGCGGGCCGTTGGGCGGCAAGCTGAACTGGTTCGCTTCCGGTCGGTTCAACGAAAGCTGGGGGCGGAATCCTCACGACTACAGCCGTCTGATGAATGCATTCGTCAAGGCGACTTACCGGCCGAGGACCAGTATGAAGCTGTCCATGTCCGGGCTCATCGAGGATGAGGGTTTCTTCAGCAAGAAAGGGCAGCGTAGCACGCCTTACGGTTGGAAGTACATCGCCGAAGGAAGAAACCAGGCCTACAACGGTCGTCTGCATTTCAACGTAGCTTTCACCCACACGCTCAGTACGCGCACTTTCTATGAAGTCCGTTTCAGTCATTTGCGCGAGTACAACGAGCGTTACAATCCCAAGTACGGGAAAGAGCCGCTTCCGGGCGATTCGCCGGAATTCATCTCCTCTCTAGGCTACAACCCGACGGAGCAGGGCTCTCAGAGCGGATACCTTGTGTATGGCGACGAAGCATACGCGTCGATCGATTTCGGTAATTACAGCAGTCTGCGCCCGTTCAAGACCGACGCCAACTTCTCCATCACAAGCCAGGTCACGTCGAACCACCAGTTCAAGGCGGGTCTCGGAATTACCCTGTATGATTTCGAGGAGAACGCCCGGGGGCCCGCGCGTGGCGCCGCCGTGCCGCTTTTCAACGAATTGAACGCGGACCCGTCCAATAGTATCCTTCCGTTGTCGGGACGGCAGACCCACGTCTACCCGTACGAATACTTCGCGTACATGCAGGACCGTATCGAATACGGCAGCCTGGTGGTTAACGCGGGCTTGCGCCTGGATATCTTCAACGCGAACGCCAATGCGATCAATCCGTTCCGTCCTCGTTCGGGCCCTCTTACCATTCACGACGACCCGGACTACCGGACCATCGAACCTTCGATAAAGACCGCGCTGGCTCCCCGGCTGGGTATCTCCCATCCGATTACGGACCGGGCGGCGTTGCACTACTCGTACGGTATATTCAACCAGCGTCCTCCGTTGAACAACCTGTACGACGGTCTTGTGCAGTCCTCTCCGTTCGAAAGGAATCACGGAAATCCGGACCTGCCGTACCAGAAGTCGACGAACTACGAAATGGGTCTGCAGGCCGAGATTTATCCGGGATACTATCTGGATGCCACCGGGTATTTCCGTGATGTGAACAGTCTGCCGCTGCAGTGGCTCTTTGCTCCTGAGACTGCCTTCATCGGCGGTTCTCAACGCGAGATCTCCGTCCTGCTTCCCACTTACGCGCAGGATACCCGGGGTCTTGAACTTTCGTTCAGGCGGCAGATGGCCAATCGTTTCTCCCTGCGAGCCAACTACACCCTGGCGTTTACCACTGATTTGATTACGCCACTGTCGTTCCGCGAGCGCAACGGTGATACGGTTACTTCTTTCGCAGATTTCGTGGACGGCACGCCTGTGCCGGTGACCTATATACGGGAGTATACGCAGTTTGATCGGCGCCACCGTATAGTAACGAACCTGCTGTTGGAGCTTCCTTACGGGATAACCGCGTCGTTCCTGACCAAGGCGCAAAGCGGCAATCAGTACCGTACGTCGAGTGAGGATATCGTCGATCCCCTCGGGCTGCTTGCCTCGTCCAGGCGATCTCCGTGGACCTGGACCACCGATCTTTATGCGCAGAAGTCGTTCGATCTGGGTAACGTGAGTCTCGGTGTATTCACCCAGGTCAACAACCTCTTCGATCGCGTAAACGTCTACAGTGTCATCACGGGCTCCACCTTTTCGGCTTCCGACCGCTGGCAGCGTCGTGGCGATCCGGTGGGGATAAACGGCGGACCCGTCGGCGGGATCGGCACCCAGAACAATCAACCGCGCGATATATGGGTAGGCCTCAACCTGTCCTGGTAG
- the rsgA gene encoding ribosome small subunit-dependent GTPase A, translating into MNTMEGIVIREHRGVFDVETRHGILACALRSRMKKALIYPERDDRHHSVEQVGRIEAVNPVAIGDRVRVVEDQGETGAIEEVLPRRSKLSRLAPGRRRVEQIMIANADYLVVVFAVRNPQPNLQLLDRLLVAAEAGNLAPVICLNKIDLATDADPDIPGIYTRAGFRVIPTSAVTMQGVDVLKATLRNRTSAIAGPSGAGKTSLLNAIQPGLGLRIREVNRTTGRGRHTTTYLAAHRLVAGGLVIDSPGIREFSLWDVSPRELPELFPEMRDHLSGCRFHDCTHVHEPDCTLRTALSAGAVSRERYDSYVALREELAGGR; encoded by the coding sequence ATGAATACCATGGAAGGCATCGTAATCAGGGAACACCGGGGCGTGTTCGACGTGGAGACCCGGCACGGGATCCTCGCCTGCGCGCTGCGCAGCAGGATGAAGAAAGCGCTGATCTATCCGGAGCGGGACGACCGGCATCACTCCGTGGAGCAGGTCGGCCGCATTGAAGCGGTGAACCCGGTTGCCATCGGCGACCGCGTGCGCGTCGTGGAGGACCAGGGGGAAACGGGCGCCATAGAAGAGGTGCTTCCCCGCCGCTCGAAACTCTCCCGTCTCGCCCCCGGCAGGCGGCGCGTCGAGCAGATCATGATCGCCAATGCCGACTATCTCGTCGTCGTCTTCGCCGTGAGGAACCCGCAGCCGAATCTGCAGTTGCTGGACCGCCTGCTCGTGGCCGCGGAAGCCGGCAACCTGGCCCCGGTCATCTGCCTGAACAAGATAGACCTGGCGACGGACGCGGATCCGGATATACCGGGGATCTACACAAGGGCCGGTTTCCGCGTCATCCCGACCAGCGCCGTGACCATGCAGGGGGTCGATGTGCTGAAGGCCACGCTACGGAACAGGACATCCGCGATCGCGGGTCCGTCCGGCGCGGGAAAGACCTCCCTGCTCAACGCCATACAGCCCGGTCTGGGACTCCGGATTCGCGAGGTGAACCGGACGACGGGCCGGGGCCGGCATACCACCACCTATCTCGCCGCGCACAGGCTCGTTGCCGGCGGCCTGGTCATCGATTCTCCGGGAATCCGGGAATTCAGCCTGTGGGACGTGTCGCCCCGCGAGCTGCCGGAACTGTTCCCCGAAATGCGCGACCACCTGTCGGGCTGCAGGTTTCACGATTGTACGCACGTCCACGAACCGGACTGCACCCTGCGGACCGCCTTGTCGGCGGGAGCCGTGTCCAGGGAGCGATACGACAGTTACGTCGCGTTGCGGGAAGAACTGGCCGGCGGACGGTAG
- the dacB gene encoding D-alanyl-D-alanine carboxypeptidase/D-alanyl-D-alanine-endopeptidase, with amino-acid sequence MMRAIPTTGATAFPVAGALLTLALLVLACGGPLQFRGGPSGPERRLAEDIGRILDHPDLAPMTIGVKVVSPVTGRTLFSRHSGGLFHPASNTKLFTAAGVLRTMGPDYRYLTTVFGDGDAYARGDTLYTSLYLLGRGDPLLESAHLDSLAVVVAEWCGTRVIAGDIVVDDAYLDGVPYGEGWMWDDVQYSYSASLNALSVNGNSVWIGVSPGAAVGAPVTVRVDPPTTSVTFEVEALTAAAGDTSAVEPLRVERDWPARSNRIVVTGRLGMDAKEQAYYRSVEEPGLYAGNLFRDTLQGRGIRVTGPVRRGITPTRARALATWSSPVPGALALLLKYSSNLTAELLVKTMGRHVTGETGTAVDGLAALRGVLTDYIALDPAAYRFADGSGLSWYNYVSPDQIVDLLTAMYHDAAIGGSFREALPVAGVDGSLRNRMKDTAAMGNLRAKTGTLTGVSCLSGYVSTRDGEPLVFSIMMNNFVGPASTARRAQDEIGVLLAGFSRK; translated from the coding sequence ATGATGAGAGCGATACCGACCACCGGCGCGACCGCCTTTCCCGTGGCCGGAGCCCTGCTGACCCTTGCCCTGCTCGTCCTCGCCTGCGGCGGTCCTTTGCAGTTCCGCGGCGGACCTTCCGGGCCGGAACGCCGCCTGGCAGAGGACATAGGCCGGATCCTGGACCACCCGGACCTGGCGCCCATGACCATAGGCGTGAAAGTCGTGTCGCCGGTCACCGGCCGAACCCTCTTCTCGCGGCATTCCGGCGGACTGTTTCATCCCGCGTCCAATACGAAGCTGTTCACCGCCGCGGGCGTCCTGCGTACCATGGGACCGGACTATCGCTATCTGACGACCGTGTTCGGCGACGGAGACGCCTATGCCAGGGGCGATACCCTCTACACTTCGCTTTATCTTCTCGGCCGCGGAGACCCACTGCTGGAATCGGCGCACCTGGACAGCCTCGCCGTCGTCGTCGCCGAATGGTGCGGGACGCGGGTCATCGCGGGCGACATCGTCGTCGACGACGCCTACCTGGACGGGGTACCCTACGGCGAAGGATGGATGTGGGACGACGTGCAGTACAGCTACTCCGCCTCGCTGAACGCGCTCTCGGTGAACGGCAACAGCGTGTGGATCGGTGTATCTCCCGGCGCCGCCGTCGGCGCGCCCGTGACGGTCCGAGTGGATCCGCCGACGACGTCCGTCACCTTCGAAGTGGAGGCCCTGACGGCGGCGGCCGGGGATACGTCGGCCGTCGAACCGCTCCGGGTCGAACGGGACTGGCCGGCGCGGTCCAACCGAATCGTCGTGACCGGCCGCCTCGGGATGGACGCGAAAGAGCAGGCATACTACCGGTCCGTCGAAGAACCCGGGCTGTACGCGGGAAACCTGTTCCGGGACACGCTGCAGGGCCGCGGCATCCGCGTCACCGGCCCCGTGCGAAGGGGGATCACGCCGACGCGCGCACGGGCGCTGGCGACGTGGTCATCGCCGGTGCCCGGGGCCCTGGCCCTTTTGCTCAAGTACAGCAGCAACCTGACGGCGGAACTGCTCGTTAAAACCATGGGACGCCACGTCACAGGCGAGACGGGTACGGCCGTCGACGGTCTGGCCGCGCTGCGGGGGGTCCTGACGGACTATATCGCCCTGGACCCGGCCGCCTACCGGTTCGCCGACGGTTCCGGCCTGTCGTGGTACAACTACGTGTCCCCCGACCAGATCGTGGACCTGCTGACGGCCATGTACCACGATGCCGCGATCGGCGGGAGCTTTCGGGAGGCATTGCCCGTCGCGGGAGTGGACGGCTCCCTGAGGAACCGGATGAAGGATACGGCGGCCATGGGCAATCTCCGGGCGAAGACCGGCACCCTGACCGGCGTGAGCTGCCTGAGCGGCTATGTAAGCACCCGGGACGGCGAACCCCTGGTCTTCTCGATCATGATGAACAATTTCGTCGGCCCGGCGTCGACCGCCCGTCGAGCGCAGGATGAAATCGGCGTCCTGCTGGCGGGTTTCAGTCGAAAGTGA